A window of the Scleropages formosus chromosome 5, fSclFor1.1, whole genome shotgun sequence genome harbors these coding sequences:
- the LOC108935927 gene encoding uncharacterized protein LOC108935927 isoform X1, translating into MILWMLLSAALSADYSFAVMDEEQKVVCSGKDFSLPVQSRLRVVLFSPRFSPGSTRVVLENNKVMDPRYEWTGDKMLLLKEVTERDQGLFKLKMSSGTIYRKIRLTVVDCIKSFSLFYGDDFKIDISHGGAVIEFSPEGSQSFPQSLILWNSSVPWESQRGRGSVKGGHWILEGVTQADQGNYTLRDGSRQLLSTVRLNVGEHSFSFTYFTGESLILPLFLPFSKAHLSFIPSSTSSHSFAGHRATVLLVRDGQVVTKEERYKGQLTLAQVDDANEIVIAQLRLEDSGVYEIRDREGNLVSSTWLEVVKKPKWKANFKSIAAPLSGFGFVALIIYFKKKYSSWNMKNRNAQRNQNMTAFSPHVYNEAYSHPNPESLPGQPQWSEPLVNWSNGSMNAAYTPVLSGAYGPPAATEVEEESASRSETGTTTLVSRTEETERERTTTTMTTSITLPVNSDCLHSSDSCAQFQIEKEEKEPGKEGKEYFSALPLNTDTSQSCSVYTSDKLNFL; encoded by the exons ATGATCCTGTGGATGTTgctcagtgctgctctctctgctg ATTACTCCTTTGCAG TAATGGATGAGGAGCAGAAGGTTGTGTGTTCGGGGAAGGATTTTAGCCTCCCTGTTCAGTCGAGACTGAGAGTGGTGCTCTTCAGTCCGAGGTTTTCTCCAGGGTCTACAAGAGTGGTGCTGGAGAACAACAAG GTGATGGACCCCAGGTATGAGTGGACAGGTGACAAGATGTTATTGTTAAAGGAAGTGACAGAAAGAGACCAGGGCCTCTTTAAACTGAAGATGTCATCTGGAACCATCTACAGGAAGATTCGGCTCACTGTTGTAG ACTGCATCAAGAGCTTCAGCCTCTTCTATGGCGATGACTTCAAGATTGACATTTCCCATGGAGGCGCTGTGATTGAGTTCTCCCCCGAGGGATCCCAATCGTTTCCTCAGTCGCTCATCCTGTGGAACAGCTCGGTGCCTTGGGAGAGCCAGCGGGGGAGGGGAAGCGTCAAGGGCGGACACTGGATCCTGGAAGGAGTGACTCAGGCGGACCAGGGGAACTACACTCTGAGAGACGGGAGCAGGCAGCTTCTGTCGACGGTCCGTCTGAATGTTGGAG agcattccttcagtttcacTTACTTCACTGGTGAATCTCTTATCCTCCCTCTGTTCCTGCCTTTCTCTAAAGCCCACCTATCCTTTATCCCTTCCTCTACCTCATCGCACTCCTTCGCTGGGCACCGCGCCACCGTCCTGCTGGTGCGAGACGGACAGGTCGTCACAAAGGAGGAGCGGTACAAAGGGCAGCTGACATTAGCCCAGGTCGATGATGCCAACGAGATTGTTATCGCGCAGCTGAGGCTTGAAGACAGTGGGGTGTATGAGATTCGAGACAGGGAGGGAAACCTTGTGTCCTCCACCTGGCTGGAGGTTGTTA AAAAGCCAAAGTGGAAAGCAAATTTTAAGTCCATAGCAGCCCCATTAAGTGGGTTTGGGTTTGTGGCCCTCATCATTTACTTCAAGAAAAAGTATTCCTCGTGGAATATGAAGAACAGAAATGCTCAAAGGAATCAGAATATGACAGCCTTCAGTCCTCATGTATACAATGAG GCCTACAGTCATCCAAACCCAGAGAGTTTACCAGGTCAACCACAGTGGAGCGAACCACTTGTTAACTGGAGCAATGGTTCTATGAATGCA GCCTACACTCCTGTGCTCAGTGGTGCGTATGGACCTCCAGCCGCAACAGAGGTAGAAGAAGAGAGTGCAAGTAGAAGTGAGACTGGCACCACTACACTCGTTTCTCGCACTGAA gagacggagagagagaggacgacgacgacgatgacgacGTCCATTACTCTTCCGGTGAACTCCGACTGTTTACACTCCTCCGACTCATGTGCCCAGTTCCAGATTgaaaaagaggagaaggagCCAGGGAAGGAAGGGAAAGAGTACTTTTCTGCACTGCCGCTCAACACAGATACATCTCAGAGCTGCAGTGTGTACACTTCTGACAAGCTGAACTTTTTATAG
- the prpf19 gene encoding pre-mRNA-processing factor 19: MSLICAISNEVPEHPCVSPVSNQVFERRLVEKYIAENGADPVTGQPLSEEQLVDIKVSHPIRPKAPSSTSIPAILKALQDEWDAVMLHSFTLRQQLQTTRQELSHALYQHDAACRVIARLTKEVTAAREALATLKPQAGLVVPQAAPASQPVAVGAGGEPIEISEQVGMTPEIIQKLQDKATVLTTERKKRGKTVPEELVRAEDLSKYRQVASHVGLHSASVPGILSLDLCPTDTNKVLTGGADKNVVVFDKREEQIVATLKGHAKKVTSVIYHPSQSVVFSASPDSTIRVWSVSGGNCAQVIRAHEAGVTGLSLHATGDYLLSSSEDQFWAFSDIQTGRVLTKVTDETAGCALTCAQFHPDGLIFGTGTADSQIKIWDLKERTNVANFPGHSGPVTAIAFSENGYYLATGAQDSSLKLWDLRKLKNFKTITLDSGYEVKSLVFDQSGTYLAVAGSDIRVYVCKQWSEVLNFTDHSGLVTGVAFGEHAQFLTSAGMDRSLKFYSL; the protein is encoded by the exons ATGTCGTTGATTTGCGCCA TCTCGAACGAGGTGCCCGAGCACCCGTGCGTGTCGCCAGTGTCGAACCAGGTGTTCGAGCGGCGGCTTGTGGAGAAGTACATCGCGGAGAACGGAGCGGACCCGGTGACGGGCCAGCCGCTGTCCGAGGAGCAGCTCGTCGACATCAAGG TGTCTCACCCTATCCGCCCCAAGGCCCCTTCTTCCACCAGCATTCCTGCTATTCTCAAAGCACTGCAGGATGAGTGG GATGCAGTGATGCTCCACAGCTTCACActgaggcagcagctgcagaccACTCGCCAGGAGCTATCGCATGCCCTGTACCAACATGATGCTGCCTGCAGGGTCATTGCCCGACTTACCAAGGAGGTTACTGCCGCTCGTGAGG CCTTGGCTACGCTGAAGCCACAGGCCGGATTGGTCGTCCCTCAGGCTGCTCCCGCATCACAGCCTGTAGCTGTG GGTGCTGGAGGAGAGCCAATAGAAATCAGTGAGCAAGTTGGAATGACCCCTGAGATCATACAGAAG CTGCAAGACAAGGCCACTGTCCTTACCACGGAGAGAAAGAAG agaggtaaaACAGTTCCTGAAGAACTGGTCAGGGCTGAGGACCTCAGCAAGTATAGACAAGTGGCATCTCATGTT GGTCTGCACAGTGCCAGTGTTCCTGGAATCCTGTCTTTGGACTTGTGCCCAACAGACACCAACAAAGTTCTCACTG GTGGCGCGGATAAGAACGTGGTGGTGTTTGATAAACGAGAGGAGCAGATTGTGGCCACTCTGAAGGGCCACGCAAAGAAAGTCACCTCTGTTATCTATCATCCTTCCCAG TCGGTGGTTTTCTCTGCATCTCCGGACAGCACCATTCGTGTGTGGTCTGTGTCTGGAGGGAACTGTGCACAGGTGATCCGTGCCCACGAGGCAGGAGTGACAGGACTGTCTCTGCATGCCACTGGTGATTACCTGCTGAGCTCTTCTGAGGATCAG TTCTGGGCATTCTCTGACATCCAGACGGGCCGTGTCCTCACCAAGGTTACTGATGAAACTGCAGGTTGTG CTTTGACTTGTGCGCAGTTTCACCCTGACGGACTCATTTTTGGAACGGGCACTGCGGATTCGCAGATTAAGATCTGGGACCTGAAGGAGCGCACTAATGTGGCCAACTTCCCAGGCCACTCAGGACCCGTGACTGCTATTGCCTTCTCTGAAAATGGCTACTACCTGGCTACAG GTGCTCAGGATAGCTCTCTCAAACTTTGGGACTTGAGGAAACTGAAGAACTTCAAGACCATTACACTTGACAGTGGTTATGAG GTGAAGTCTCTGGTGTTTGACCAGAGTGGTACGTACCTGGCTGTGGCTGGCTCTGACATCAGAGTGTATGTCTGCAAGCAGTGGTCTGAGGTCCTCAACTTCACCG ATCATTCTGGCCTTGTGACGGGTGTTGCTTTCGGGGAGCATGCTCAGTTCCTCACCTCTGCTGGAATGGACAGGAGCCTCAAGTTCTATAGCCTGTAA
- the LOC108935945 gene encoding transmembrane protein 109 isoform X1, producing MSSRLRLWASVLLALCALVRQTASDYGPGSSSSSGSGPVNSDGVLAEVRSALTELCESAHRYVVSVVGKQTVERTVENAQLCLDSLPGHDKVQTVLECIQVAIRFLSEGAASGLNVIAVYVTEILRATGINVQLPFPHFTPEGVASVAQWALLALTGYWLLSLILRLAFLLIRRVLWLLKLCVALWLFVLIVSDTSASTDITAWRLACLVVACVLLGLGRVRTEGDRSSHLEGRLKSFEGRLREVERRRKRD from the exons ATGTCCTCCCGTCTCCGGCTGTGGGCGTCCGTGCTGCTCGCGCTCTGCGCGCTCGTGCGCCAGACTGCTTCTGATTATGGCCCCGGGTCCAGTTCCAGTTCCGGTTCCGGTCCCGTAAACTCGGACGGAGTGCTGGCCGAGGTTCGGAGCGCGCTCACGGAGTTGTGCGAGAGCGCGCACCGGTACGTGGTGTCCGTCGTCGGGAAGCAGACGGTTGAAAGAACGGTGGAG AATGCACAGTTGTGCCTCGACTCCCTTCCTGGCCACGATAAAGTGCAAACGGTGTTAGAG TGCATTCAAGTGGCAATCAGGTTTCTGTCAGAGGGAGCAGCCAGTGGACTGAATGTGATCGCTGTGTATGTCACTGAGATCCTGAGAGCGACGGGAATAAACG TCCAGCTGCCCTTTCCTCATTTCACACCGGAAGGCGTGGCCTCGGTGGCTCAGTGGGCTCTGCTGGCACTGACTGGCTACTGGCTCCTGTCCCTCATCCTCCGATTGGCCTTCTTGCTAATTAGGCGGGTGCTGTGGCTGTTGAAACTGTGCGTGGCACTGTGGTTATTCGTGCTCATCGTAAGCGACACCAGCGCCAGTACAGACATCACGGCATGGAGACTGGCGTGCCTGGTGGTCGCCTGTGTTCTGCTCGGGCTGGGCCGAGTCAGGACCGAAGGAGACCGGTCCAGTCACCTGGAGGGCCGCCTGAAAAGCTTCGAGGGACGGCTGCGGGAGGTGGAACGCAGGAGAAAAAGGGACTAA
- the LOC108935927 gene encoding uncharacterized protein LOC108935927 isoform X2 translates to MILWMLLSAALSADYSFAVMDEEQKVVCSGKDFSLPVQSRLRVVLFSPRFSPGSTRVVLENNKVMDPRYEWTGDKMLLLKEVTERDQGLFKLKMSSGTIYRKIRLTVVDCIKSFSLFYGDDFKIDISHGGAVIEFSPEGSQSFPQSLILWNSSVPWESQRGRGSVKGGHWILEGVTQADQGNYTLRDGSRQLLSTVRLNVGEKPKWKANFKSIAAPLSGFGFVALIIYFKKKYSSWNMKNRNAQRNQNMTAFSPHVYNEAYSHPNPESLPGQPQWSEPLVNWSNGSMNAAYTPVLSGAYGPPAATEVEEESASRSETGTTTLVSRTEETERERTTTTMTTSITLPVNSDCLHSSDSCAQFQIEKEEKEPGKEGKEYFSALPLNTDTSQSCSVYTSDKLNFL, encoded by the exons ATGATCCTGTGGATGTTgctcagtgctgctctctctgctg ATTACTCCTTTGCAG TAATGGATGAGGAGCAGAAGGTTGTGTGTTCGGGGAAGGATTTTAGCCTCCCTGTTCAGTCGAGACTGAGAGTGGTGCTCTTCAGTCCGAGGTTTTCTCCAGGGTCTACAAGAGTGGTGCTGGAGAACAACAAG GTGATGGACCCCAGGTATGAGTGGACAGGTGACAAGATGTTATTGTTAAAGGAAGTGACAGAAAGAGACCAGGGCCTCTTTAAACTGAAGATGTCATCTGGAACCATCTACAGGAAGATTCGGCTCACTGTTGTAG ACTGCATCAAGAGCTTCAGCCTCTTCTATGGCGATGACTTCAAGATTGACATTTCCCATGGAGGCGCTGTGATTGAGTTCTCCCCCGAGGGATCCCAATCGTTTCCTCAGTCGCTCATCCTGTGGAACAGCTCGGTGCCTTGGGAGAGCCAGCGGGGGAGGGGAAGCGTCAAGGGCGGACACTGGATCCTGGAAGGAGTGACTCAGGCGGACCAGGGGAACTACACTCTGAGAGACGGGAGCAGGCAGCTTCTGTCGACGGTCCGTCTGAATGTTGGAG AAAAGCCAAAGTGGAAAGCAAATTTTAAGTCCATAGCAGCCCCATTAAGTGGGTTTGGGTTTGTGGCCCTCATCATTTACTTCAAGAAAAAGTATTCCTCGTGGAATATGAAGAACAGAAATGCTCAAAGGAATCAGAATATGACAGCCTTCAGTCCTCATGTATACAATGAG GCCTACAGTCATCCAAACCCAGAGAGTTTACCAGGTCAACCACAGTGGAGCGAACCACTTGTTAACTGGAGCAATGGTTCTATGAATGCA GCCTACACTCCTGTGCTCAGTGGTGCGTATGGACCTCCAGCCGCAACAGAGGTAGAAGAAGAGAGTGCAAGTAGAAGTGAGACTGGCACCACTACACTCGTTTCTCGCACTGAA gagacggagagagagaggacgacgacgacgatgacgacGTCCATTACTCTTCCGGTGAACTCCGACTGTTTACACTCCTCCGACTCATGTGCCCAGTTCCAGATTgaaaaagaggagaaggagCCAGGGAAGGAAGGGAAAGAGTACTTTTCTGCACTGCCGCTCAACACAGATACATCTCAGAGCTGCAGTGTGTACACTTCTGACAAGCTGAACTTTTTATAG
- the rnf20 gene encoding E3 ubiquitin-protein ligase BRE1A — MSGQKRPCDPCSSTSSGAPPEKRRERDAGDEGAGVGTGGGSTAVETVIKLGGVSNMEEQDIKALLVKNRKLGEALDQRQVIEDELRERAERLETRQATDDASLLILNRYWNQFDENIRLIGRRYDQSGADSADQMPGEGRSLKPETPEPDGDSNQERVRDKGHQGETASSFLATLASSSSEEMEAELQERVQSSLKLVTWVAETYNGLKNTVGLMEKDLESGAEGSVWRVVSQLNSLLSSENERLQQLTDELQQRHSHMTNESRSLSRAVSRADSRISELQVLIEELQWDMEKIRRRENRLNAHLGEVLERVNSKGYKVCGEASSVCGTITINKRKFEEMNSELEENRELAENRLSELQKLQQDLQNVYQENSSMRTELLSRAEGMVRETSEYRCLQSQFSVLYNESLVLKAQLDETRARLNTTRAARLRQLDHMENDEVSLQRKVRTEVIQLEDTLAQVRKEYEMLRIEFEQTLAANEQAGPINREMRHLISTLQTHNQQMKGEVLKYKMRLREAQGELSQVRALKGSSVLQSQSSTELDVKEETASPLTPAPSSDITVKVEPDTGSNTPTSTSVPVKTEPGIETEGAIKEEEKEKEKEKDKEKERERERERERERERERTARSGQGVAVKEERERASTSSQSEESSTERCAVIGGAKRKEMEQLKIVKTELKKAQESQREMKLLLDMYRSAPKEQRDKVQLMAAEKKNKSEAEELRQRLRELEERERREGKKMADEEALRKIRSVEEQIDILNKKLSLAKQEEEALLSEMDVTGQAFEDMQEQNIRLMQQLREKDDANFKLMSERIKSNQIHKLLKEEKEELADQLLTLRTQVDAQLQVVRKLEEKERLLQGTISTAERELALRTQALDMNKRKAQESALLSEEIRAQLEGVQQRLSSVREEVIENSISREKESFNARRAQEDISKLRRKLEKAKKPAENIPNCDEILNEEIKEYKARLTCPCCNSRVKDAVLTKCFHVFCFECVKTRYDTRQRKCPKCNAAFGANDFHRIYI, encoded by the exons ATGTCAGGACAGAAACGGCCGTGTGACCCCTGTAGCTCCACCTCTTCCGGCGCACCCCCAGAGAAACGGAGAGAACGTGACGCAGGTGATGAGGGCGCTGGGGTGGGCACAGGAGGTGGGAGCACCGCGGTGGAGACTGTCATCAAACTAGGAGGCGTGTCCAATATG gaagagcaggacatcaAAGCTCTTCTGGTGAAGAACAGGAAGCTGGGGGAAGCCCTGGACCAGAGACAG GTTATTGAAGATGAGCTAAGGGAGCGAGCTGAGAGACTAGAGACACGTCAGGCCACTGACGATGCCAGCCTTCTCATCCTGAACCGGTACTGGAATCAG TTTGATGAAAACATACGTCTGATTGGTCGACGCTATGACCAGTCTGGAGCTGATTCTGCAGATCAGATGCCTGGAGAAGGGCGAAGCCTAAAGCCAGAAACCCCAGAGCCCGATGGAGACTCTAACCAGGAGAGGGTCAGAGACAAAG GACACCAAGGTGAGACAGCCAGTTCCTTTTTGGCCACCcttgccagcagcagcagcgaagAGATGGAGGCTGAGCTGCAGGAGCGGGTGCAGTCAAGTCTGAAGCTGGTCACTTGGGTGGCTGAGACCTATAATGGTCTTAAGAACACAGTTGGCTTAATGGAAAAGGACCTTGAATCAGGGGCAG AGGGAAGTGTCTGGAGAGTTGTGTCACAGCTGAATAGTCTCCTGTCCAGTGAGAATGAGCGATTGCAGCAGCTGACTGACGAACTTCAACAGAGGCATAGCCATATGACCAATGAG TCTCGCTCTCTGAGCCGTGCTGTGTCACGTGCTGACAGTCGGATCAGTGAGCTTCAAGTTTTGATTGAAGAACTACAGTGGGACATGGAGAAGATCCGGCGACGGGAGAACCGACTCAATGCCCACCTCGGGGAGGTGTTGGAGAGG GTGAACAGTAAAGGTTACAAGGTGTGTGGGGAGGCTAGCAGTGTGTGTGGCACTATTACCATCAACAAGAGGAAG TTTGAAGAGATGAATAGTGAACTGGAGGAGAACAGAGAGCTGGCAGAGAACCGGCTCAGtgaactgcagaaactgcagCAGGACCTGCAGAATGTTTACCAGGAGAACAGCAGCATGAGG ACGGAGCTGCTGAGCCGTGCTGAGGGGATGGTTAGGGAGACCTCAGAATACCGTTGCCTACAGTCGCAGTTCTCTGTGTTGTATAACGAGTCCCTGGTCTTGAAGGCCCAGCTTGATGAAACTCGTGCGAGGCTCAACACGACCAGGGCTGCTCGGCTCCGGCAGCTAGACCATATGGAG AATGATGAGGTCTCTCTCCAAAGGAAGGTACGCACAGAAGTAATTCAGTTGGAGGACACTTTGGCTCAGGTTCGCAAGGAGTATGAGATGCTCAGGATTGAGTTTGAGCAGACCCTCGCTGCCAATGAGCAAGCAG GCCCAATTAATAGGGAGATGCGTCATCTGATCAGCACcctgcaaacacacaaccaACAGATGAAGGGTGAAGTGTTGAAGTACAAAATGAGACTCAGAGAAGCCCAGGGTGAACTGAGCcag GTCAGAGCACTGAAGGGAAGCTCTGTGCTGCAGTCACAGTCCAGCACAGAACTGGATGTCAAGGAAGAAACCGCCTCACCACTAACCCCAGCACCTTCGAGTGACATCACTGTCAAGGTAGAGCCTGACACTGGCTCTAATACACCCACCAGCACTT CTGTACCAGTAAAGACTGAGCCTGGAATAGAAACAGAAGGAGCAataaaagaggaggaaaaagaaaaggagaaagagaaagataaagagaaagaaagagagcgTGAGAGAGAGCGCGAACGGGAGAGGGAGCGAGAAAGGACTGCCCGTTCAGGACAAGGTGTAGCTGtcaaggaggagagggagagggccAGTACAAGCAGCCAATCAGAGGAGTCATCAACAGAACGATGTGCTGTAATTGGTGGCGCCAAAAGGAAGGAAATGGAGCAGCTGAAGATTGTTAAAACAGAGTTGAA GAAAGCACAGGAGTCTCAGAGAGAGATGAAGCTGTTGTTGGACATGTACCGCTCGGCCCCAAAAGAGCAGAGGGACAAGGTGCAGCTTATGGCTgcagagaagaagaacaaaTCTGAG GCAGAGGAGCTCAGGCAACGGCTACGGGAactggaggagagggagagaagggaGGGAAAGAAGATGGCTGACGAGGAGGCACTGAGGAAGATCCGTTCTGTGGAAGAGCAGATTGATATACTGAACAAGAAGCTTTCTCTGGCCaaacag GAGGAAGAAGCCCTCCTCAGTGAAATGGACGTAACAGGACAGGCATTTGAAGACATGCAGGAGCAGAACATTCGTCTCATGCAGCAGCTGAGGGAAAAGGATGATGCCAATTTCAAGTTGATGAGTGAGAGGATCAAATCCAACCAGATCCACAAGCTGCtaaaagaggagaaggaggagttAGCTGACCAGCTCCTTACTCTCAGGACTCAG GTTGATGCCCAGTTGCAGGTCGTTCGAAAGCTAGAAGAGAAGGAGCGTCTCTTACAGGGCACCATAAGTACTGCAGAGAGAGAGCTAGCACTGAGGACACAGGCCCTGGACATGAACAAGCGCAAG GCCCAGGAGTCAGCATTGCTCTCAGAAGAGATCCGTGCTCAGCTGGAGGGTGTACAGCAAAGGCTCAGTTCAGTTCGCGAGGAGGTGATTGAGAATAGCATCTCACGGGAGAAGGAGTCATTCAATGCTCGCAGAGCACAG GAGGATATTTCAAAACTGAGGAGGAAACTAGAGAAAGCCAAGAAACCAGCTGAAAACATTCCAAACTGTGATGAGATTCTTAATGAGGAAATTAAAGAGTATAAG GCACGTCTCACCTGTCCCTGCTGCAACTCTCGTGTGAAGGATGCTGTTTTGACCAAGTGCTTCCACGTCTTCTGCTTTGAGTGTGTAAAAACACGCTACGACACCCGTCAGAGAAAGTGTCCCAAGTGTAACGCAGCATTTGGGGCCAATGATTTCCACCGCATCTACATCTGA
- the LOC108935945 gene encoding transmembrane protein 109 isoform X2, with the protein MSSRLRLWASVLLALCALVRQTASDYGPGSSSSSGSGPVNSDGVLAEVRSALTELCESAHRYVVSVVGKQTVERTVECIQVAIRFLSEGAASGLNVIAVYVTEILRATGINVQLPFPHFTPEGVASVAQWALLALTGYWLLSLILRLAFLLIRRVLWLLKLCVALWLFVLIVSDTSASTDITAWRLACLVVACVLLGLGRVRTEGDRSSHLEGRLKSFEGRLREVERRRKRD; encoded by the exons ATGTCCTCCCGTCTCCGGCTGTGGGCGTCCGTGCTGCTCGCGCTCTGCGCGCTCGTGCGCCAGACTGCTTCTGATTATGGCCCCGGGTCCAGTTCCAGTTCCGGTTCCGGTCCCGTAAACTCGGACGGAGTGCTGGCCGAGGTTCGGAGCGCGCTCACGGAGTTGTGCGAGAGCGCGCACCGGTACGTGGTGTCCGTCGTCGGGAAGCAGACGGTTGAAAGAACGGTGGAG TGCATTCAAGTGGCAATCAGGTTTCTGTCAGAGGGAGCAGCCAGTGGACTGAATGTGATCGCTGTGTATGTCACTGAGATCCTGAGAGCGACGGGAATAAACG TCCAGCTGCCCTTTCCTCATTTCACACCGGAAGGCGTGGCCTCGGTGGCTCAGTGGGCTCTGCTGGCACTGACTGGCTACTGGCTCCTGTCCCTCATCCTCCGATTGGCCTTCTTGCTAATTAGGCGGGTGCTGTGGCTGTTGAAACTGTGCGTGGCACTGTGGTTATTCGTGCTCATCGTAAGCGACACCAGCGCCAGTACAGACATCACGGCATGGAGACTGGCGTGCCTGGTGGTCGCCTGTGTTCTGCTCGGGCTGGGCCGAGTCAGGACCGAAGGAGACCGGTCCAGTCACCTGGAGGGCCGCCTGAAAAGCTTCGAGGGACGGCTGCGGGAGGTGGAACGCAGGAGAAAAAGGGACTAA